A genomic region of Papaver somniferum cultivar HN1 chromosome 7, ASM357369v1, whole genome shotgun sequence contains the following coding sequences:
- the LOC113295953 gene encoding uncharacterized protein LOC113295953 → MQAISSFSDSDWAGNPDDRRSTSRYCVFFGPNPISWSSKMQPTIARSSTEDEYRSLAHTAAESKVLCLHYVSTDALVADVFTRGLSAARFEFLRDKLKVQSLQFAGG, encoded by the exons ATGCAAGCTATCTCTTCTTTCtcagattcagattgggcaggaAATCCAGATGACAGGAGATCTACCAGTAGGTACTGTGTGTTTTTTGGTCCTAATCCTATTTCCTGGTCTTCTAAGATGCAACCAACAattgctaggagttctacagaAGATGAGTATCGTTCTCTGGCTCACACTGCAGCTGAG TCCAAAGTTTTGTGCCTTCACTATGTCTCTACAGATGCTTTGGTTGCAGATGTTTTCACCAGAGGTCTATCAGCAGCTCGTTTTGAGTTTTTACGTGACAAACTGAAAGTGCAGTCACTTCAGTTTGCGGGGGGATAG